Below is a genomic region from Malassezia restricta chromosome VIII, complete sequence.
AGGATGCAAGATGCGCGGCCCGAAACGAGAGGGCGTGTCTTGTCCTCTACGATTTTATTGGCTAGCTGCTTCGGGGGTCTCGTTCGAGCTCCACACCCTCGCCTGGGCACTCCATGGGCCGTGGCCAAAGGCCACGTCCAGGGCGGCCCACACATTCGTCACATAGTGCACTTCGAGGTCGTCGAGCACCGACTTGGGCACGTCAGCCTCGACACTGGGCCGGTTGTGAGCCGGCAAAATCACGGTCGTTATGcctgcacgatgcgctgctaGGAGCTTCTCCTTGAGGCCACCCACAGGCAAAACCATACCACGCAGCGACACTTCACCCGTCATCGCCAGCTTGGTGGGCAGGGAACGATCGGTCAGTAGACTGATGAGACTCACAGCAAACGCCACACCTGCCGATGGACCCTCCTTGCCAATCGCGCCCTCGGGCATGTGCAAGTGCACGTCGCGgtgatccagcagcgtgtcgCCCGGCTCTTTGGTCAGACCCAGCTCATACGCATGCGACTTGACCCACGAAAGGGCAATAGATGCGCTCTCCTTGATAACGTCACCGAGTTTGCCTGTGAGATGCAGGTTACCCTTGCCAGGCATGAGCGTCGTTTCAATCGGCATCAACGACCCAGATCCATTGCCCAGGTATCCCAAACCCAAAGCGACGCCCGCAGGCATCGTGTTTGTATACATGCGATCCTTGTGGTATATGGGGGGACCGAGGTAGTCCCGCAGCTGCTCTTCATTAATGACCACGGACACCTTGGGCGGTACGGCCATGGGCGAGCGCTCCTGCTTGGTAACTTGAATGCTCTCGTTCTTCGCTGACGTCGGCGAAGGCTTCGTCTCGGCTTCACTGCTTGGCTCTGGGAAGACCTCCTCGCCGTGTTCTTTGACAATGTCAAAGGCCACCTTGCGGTACACCTTTTCCAAGAGCTTCCGAAGGCCACGCACACCGCTCTCGCGCGCATACCGCCGAATGATAAAGTCGATCGACTCATCAGGCAACGATACGTCGGCCTCCTTCAGTCCTGACGCTTCCTTGGCCTGCGGCGCCAAGTAGCCACGTGCAATGTGCCGCTTCTCCTCGGCCGTGTACGACGACACCTCAATCACCTCCATACGGTCGAGCAGCGGCTGGGGAATCGTGCCCAACGTGTTGGCCGTGCACACAAATAGCACACGGGATAGGTCCACAGGTACGTCCATGTAGTGATCCATGAACGAACTGTTCTGCTCGGGATCCAGCATTTCGAGCAGCGCTGACGATGGATCGCCATTGTAGCCACGGCCCAGCTTGTCCACTTCGTCAATCAGAATGAGAGGATTTTCCGTGCCGACCTTCTTGAGTGCCTGGATCGCCTTGCctggcatggcgccgacATACGTCCGGCGATGTCCCTTAATTTCAGCCACGTCACTTAAGCCGCCAACACTAAAGCGGTAAAATTGCCGGTCCAGAGCGCGGGCAATGGACTTGCCGATCGACGTCTTACCTACACCGGGCGGACCGACCAGACAAATAATCTTGCCCTCGACCGTACCGCGCAGTTTGCCAACGGCAAGGAACTCAAGGATTCGATCCTTGACATCCTTAAGGCCAAAGTGGTCTTCGTCAAGTACGTCGCTTGCGCGTGAAATGGCATAATTGTCAGGTGAGTGCACACCCCATGGAATACTGGTGAGCCATTCGAGATAGCCACGCGTAACGTTGAATTCACTTGCGGCCTGCTCGAGTGTCTGAAGCTTGGCGAGCTCCTCATCAAATACGGTCCGTACGGCCTCAGGCATATTCAGTTTGGAGGCCTTTTCCTTGAACTTTTCAATGAGCTTGTCTTTGCCATCAGACTCAATACCGAGCTCCTTTTTGATGCCCTTCAT
It encodes:
- a CDS encoding ATP-dependent Lon protease is translated as MMPTRQSIRRVWTTATGARIKRCAPVGKKLYGVRATHLRATQIMTPVAHMNTSTRCMLPRSKNPTPRVVIVREDDEKRPTSVKASDRGDDDPAQNDQAPASQSGDEGEGSSASGSSGHDGDNNNNNHDDDSKGEGKGSLLLSRNSVPSVYPQVLALPITRRPLFPGFYKAVVIRNPHVCAAIKDAMKRGQPYVGAFLLKDEEEDSDVIVSMDRVHRVGVFAQITSIFPAHSGSKMDDSEEGITAVLYPHRRIVIDELITPMPKDQPVPSQPPEAPKAVAEQENQEDESDDTSSIPSHNPPFQTAFLHQYEVSLVNVTNLQMEPYDRKPSQYTRAVMSELISVFKDIANLNPLFRDQIANFSISQGAGNVFEEPEKLADFAAAVSSSDTEELQGVLESMNIEDRLQKALLVLKKELVNAQLQSKISKDVENKIQKRQREYYLMEQMKGIKKELGIESDGKDKLIEKFKEKASKLNMPEAVRTVFDEELAKLQTLEQAASEFNVTRGYLEWLTSIPWGVHSPDNYAISRASDVLDEDHFGLKDVKDRILEFLAVGKLRGTVEGKIICLVGPPGVGKTSIGKSIARALDRQFYRFSVGGLSDVAEIKGHRRTYVGAMPGKAIQALKKVGTENPLILIDEVDKLGRGYNGDPSSALLEMLDPEQNSSFMDHYMDVPVDLSRVLFVCTANTLGTIPQPLLDRMEVIEVSSYTAEEKRHIARGYLAPQAKEASGLKEADVSLPDESIDFIIRRYARESGVRGLRKLLEKVYRKVAFDIVKEHGEEVFPEPSSEAETKPSPTSAKNESIQVTKQERSPMAVPPKVSVVINEEQLRDYLGPPIYHKDRMYTNTMPAGVALGLGYLGNGSGSLMPIETTLMPGKGNLHLTGKLGDVIKESASIALSWVKSHAYELGLTKEPGDTLLDHRDVHLHMPEGAIGKEGPSAGVAFAVSLISLLTDRSLPTKLAMTGEVSLRGMVLPVGGLKEKLLAAHRAGITTVILPAHNRPSVEADVPKSVLDDLEVHYVTNVWAALDVAFGHGPWSAQARVWSSNETPEAASQ